A segment of the Fibrobacter succinogenes subsp. succinogenes S85 genome:
TGCAGGCCATTTACGTAGGCCACGCCAATGCGGTTGTGAAGTAAGTTTGCGCTAGGTTGTGTGATTTAGGAATAGGCGGGCTTTGGCCCGCCTTTTTATGTTTACATGTTGGCGGCTACTCGCTCAATTCAACTTCCACAATGCCGCGGACGGAATTGAAACAGTAGATTTTCTCGGCTGTTTGAAGGTCACTCGGGTACAGGATTTTTTCTTTGGCCTTGCCTTCGTTCAAAAGCTTTTGTCTTGTGATGCCGTTTAAAAGCCCGCACTCAATAGGCGGCGTGTAGATGATGCCGTCTTTTAGAATGCCGATGTTCGTGAACGTGCCTTCGGTGATTTCTCCCTTCTCGTTTACGCAGATTTCGTCAAAGACGTCTTTCGGGAACGGCAGTCGGATGCTCGTTTTGTGATACAGGAACGGATTGGATGAATCTACTTTGTGTACGATTTTGATTCTTGGATTTTGCTTGGGTGCAGGAATCGGTCTTGTTGTGAGTTCAAAGTGACCGTCTTTGAAAAGCTCAATCCTGTTCACGACGGACTTGTCGAACTTGATTTTTTCAAGGTCGCTGTTCCAGGTGAAACCGAGTGCGTTTGCGGAATTTCTCAAACGTTCAAGATGCAACTCGAAATCGGTGATGCCGGTTTCAATCAGAGAAAAATCGGTATTCAAAAAACTTGCCTTGGTCATTGTTTCATTCCATTCGTCGTCTGCGGTAGAGGCCCAAGTGATAGCGCCGCCTGCATCGTATCTGTATTCCGATTCGCCTAGCTTTTTCTGCAAGATTCTGATGGGGACGGAGAAAATCATTTCGTCGCCGTGGATGTAGCCGATGGCGCCGCAGTAGACTTCTCGCGGGAATGGTTCTGCATTCGCGATGACTTCCATTGTAGAAATTTTTGGCGCACCCGTGATGGAACCGCATGGATAAATCGCGTTGATGATGTCGTAAAGCGTTGTGCCGTCTTTCAGTTCCGATGAAATCTCGGAGGTCATTTGGAAAACGGTTTTGTGCTTTTCAACTTCAAATAGTTTGTCTGCGCGGACAGTTCCCGGTTTTGAAATTCTCCCGAGATCGTTTCGCAGCAGGTCAACAATCATGACGTTTTCGGTGCGGTTCTTTAAGTCGTTGTGCAAGAATTCTTGCAACGCATTGTCTTCTTCGGAAGTCTTGCCGCGCTTGAGCGTTCCCTTCATGGGCTTTGTCAAAATCTTGTTGCCGCGCTTCACAAAAAACAGTTCCGGCGAGAAAGACAAAATTGTCTCGTACTTGTTTTGCAAAAAGGCGTTGTAAGGAGTCTTCTGGTTTTGCAAAAGGAACTGGTATAAGTCTAAATCACTTGCGTTTGTTCTTAGCGTTGAAGGGTATGTGTAATTGACTTCGTATGTAATTCCGTTCTTGATTTGCTCTTTGATGTAATCAATCTTTTGTGAGTATTCTTCTTTTGATATACGTGGCTTTACGATGGTGCCGATTTTGTAGTCTGGGATTTTTTCTTCAAATGGCTGGAACGAGTCAAAAGCTTCAAAGTAGATCAGGGGTGCTTCACCTGCTATATTCTTGAGATCGTAGCGCATGTAGCCGAGAAGGTAATAGCCTTGGCGTTGCAAAGATTCAATTTTGTCGAGTGCGGACTGGACCTTTTGCGGGTCGAAAATTTCAATGGTTTCGATAGGATTATTAAATATTTTATTGGTATATATTTGCATAATCACAGAACTCTTTTTTGCGGCGCAAATATAATTATTATATATTACAGAAGTGGTTCTGTGGGGTATCTGTTTTTTCTTTGAGAGGGTGGTTATGTTATCGCGTATTGCTTTGATGGCGACATTCTTGTTGGGGCTTGCTTGCGTGCCTGCGTCTTTTGCGGCGGGGCTTGTAAAGCAGAAGATTGACTCCACCGACTACATGATTACTCTTCCGAATTACGACCGTGGTTTTTATACGCCACAGGTGTTGCATATAAAGCCATCGGGAGGCAAGCCGATTGAAAAGCCGTACAGCAAGCTTTTGCATTTGCGTGCTGAGATTTCGGAAT
Coding sequences within it:
- a CDS encoding chorismate-binding protein gives rise to the protein MQIYTNKIFNNPIETIEIFDPQKVQSALDKIESLQRQGYYLLGYMRYDLKNIAGEAPLIYFEAFDSFQPFEEKIPDYKIGTIVKPRISKEEYSQKIDYIKEQIKNGITYEVNYTYPSTLRTNASDLDLYQFLLQNQKTPYNAFLQNKYETILSFSPELFFVKRGNKILTKPMKGTLKRGKTSEEDNALQEFLHNDLKNRTENVMIVDLLRNDLGRISKPGTVRADKLFEVEKHKTVFQMTSEISSELKDGTTLYDIINAIYPCGSITGAPKISTMEVIANAEPFPREVYCGAIGYIHGDEMIFSVPIRILQKKLGESEYRYDAGGAITWASTADDEWNETMTKASFLNTDFSLIETGITDFELHLERLRNSANALGFTWNSDLEKIKFDKSVVNRIELFKDGHFELTTRPIPAPKQNPRIKIVHKVDSSNPFLYHKTSIRLPFPKDVFDEICVNEKGEITEGTFTNIGILKDGIIYTPPIECGLLNGITRQKLLNEGKAKEKILYPSDLQTAEKIYCFNSVRGIVEVELSE